A genomic segment from Colletotrichum higginsianum IMI 349063 chromosome 5, whole genome shotgun sequence encodes:
- a CDS encoding ATP12 chaperone: protein MIFFGGACREAPKNKSTSTCALQLQQLFRIHLQPPFYNSRAGADTEMKTSTRIPLRLFTASSPLTTTASRPRFAAAARAISTTTLKPAEVAPVVGTGPPPEAPVPDVASEERAAVARARLERRQRQAEMLKHAKSIRTSAEAKASKPGALKRRFWNDVSVQEVDGALQVHLDSRPLRHPNTKAIMRLPPSKQYLASALAIEWDMITSAQQATKQHMIPLTSLTCRALDIAEDDAAAGAIRETIATTLMRYLDTDSLLCWAPPAGPMDVPNDAGESLRDVQKRTTEEVVGFLMARVWPGIEIRPVLDENSIMPIAQAEGVREVVQGWIMGLDAWELAGLERAVLAGKSLITAVRLVVEWSEGPVGDHREAKSPRKFGIEEAATAASLEVSWQTGSWGEVEDTHDVEKEDLRRQLGSVVLLVSGTNRK from the exons ATGATCTTTTTCGGCGGAGCTTGCCGCGAAGCTCCCAAAAATAAATCGACGTCCACTTGTGCTTTACAACTCCAACAGCTCTTCCGAATCCACCTACAACCTCCCTTCTACAATTCACGCGCAGGAGCCGACACAGAAATGAAGACTTCAACACGTATACCTCTTCGTCTCTTCacggcttcgtcgccgttgacgacaACAGCCAGCCGGCCGCgtttcgccgccgccgcgagagCCATCTCGACTACGACGCTGAAGCCGGCCGAGGTTGCGCCCGTTGTCGGAACCGGACCGCCGCCAGAGGCCCCCGTTCCGGACGTCGCTTCAGAGGAGCGGGCTgccgtcgcgcgcgcgcgcctcGAGAGAAGGCAAAGACAGGCTGAAATGCTCAAGCACGCCAAGTCGATCCGCACGTCGGCCGAGGCGAAGGCGAGCAAGCCAGGCGCTTTGAAAAGGAGGTTTTGGAACGACGTTAGTGTGCAAGAGGTTGATG GCGCCCTTCAAGTTCACCTCGACTCCCGCCCCCTTCGCCaccccaacaccaaggcAATTATgcgcctccctccctcgaAGCAGTACCTCGCCTCTGCCTTAGCGATCGAGTGGGATATGATTACTTCGGCCCAGCAGGCAACCAAACAGCACATGATTCCCCTCACTTCCCTCACCTGCCGCGCCCTTGACATCGCCGaggatgatgccgccgccggcgcgatCCGGGAGACTATCGCCACGACGCTGATGCGCTACCTCGACACAGACTCCCTGCTGTGCTGGGCGCCTCCTGCGGGACCGATGGACGTTCCCAACGACGCGGGCGAGTCTTTGAGAGATGTGCAGAAGCGCACGaccgaggaggtcgtcgggTTCCTCATGGCGCGGGTGTGGCCGGGCATCGAGATCCGTCCCGTTCTGGACGAAAACAGCATCATGCCGATAGCGCAGGCGGAGGGCGTGCGGGAGGTGGTGCAAGGGTGGATCATGGGACTCGACGCGTGGGAGCTGGCCGGGCTCGAGAGGGCGGTTTTGGCGGGCAAGAGCTTGATCACCGCGGTGCGGTTGGTGGTGGAGTGGAGCGAGGGCCCGGTCGGAGACCACCGCGAGGCGAAGAGCCCGAGGAAGTTTGGTatcgaggaggcggccaCCGCGGCGAGCTTGGAGGTTTCGTGGCAGACGGGGTCGTGGGGCGAGGTGGAGGACACCCATGATGTCGAAAAGGAAGATTTGAGGAGGCAGCTGGGGAGTGTCGTGTTGCTTGTTTCGGGCACGAACCGCAAGTGA
- a CDS encoding Kelch domain-containing protein yields MAFLFKSKKNQDRALASRDGNSGGGSQGSIQSQRERIAREEKSGTQRSTPTGSLNSIDRDGSAGAGSPDQGYGRQRGASLDQVPSQPQTSDLPLRNGPPVSSQNQMPQQQMMNPNASLYPWSQRRLTYTSSHPSPFPRYGAAVNSVSSKEGDIYVMGGLINSSTVKGDLWMIEAGQNMACYPLATTAEGPGPRVGHASLLVGNAFIVYGGDTKVDEMDVLDETLYLLNTSTRQWSRALPAGTRPSGRYGHSLNILGSKIYIFGGQIEGYFMNDLAAFDLNQLQMPNNRWEMLIQNTDSGGPAVGKIPAARTNHSVVTFNDKMYLFGGTNGYQWFNDVWSYDPATNEWSQLDCIGYIPVPREGHAASIVDDVMYIFGGRTEEGVDLGDLAAFRITSRRWYTFQNMGPSPSPRSGHSMTTVGKAVVVVGGEPSSSPASVGDLGIVYMLDTTKIRYPNDAQAAQQPGGQQRIQQARRPSTAAETRNLLSRDGSAGPPDQRRLIGAPRDGSAVNSPTNGVRGSPNGSDTNPVAVNASKLPRSAAASPPAGPPPQGPTPAKPSVQTGNLARVRGQSSERDGSVGGSPQIAASQSPVIREAQEPASKEAESPVTNGRSPQQVTRSGSGSGSGSGSRSDSVPSESSKPRSRQGSRSQTSVDSTTEPALKAMQAQQAAVQPPPPQVQAPPPQQPMPQQQLPQPPVQQQQAIRPASPPPPTRQASNPLSRRSSGRNSQTVALLKELDTARNRNAWYASELELARKAGYVPNASLSPVLDSRAAETFDDEDKPLIEALLAMRTELANVQASVDKQAVLAAKQIAEAEKQRDAAIQEAVYAKARLAAQMGGSVASTPQLDGERDVDDRSTEISRKLASALKHQKELQAQLEMMKSELDAEKRARQLADDTTNASQKRMSELESYKTMTSTELEQLKAELHMIQKEAREQAVQYTEAMAAIQLMTVEKEDFEAKYNKSIGNSKEQNETFDSLREAMAASAEMKALLESKLEEERSQREKLESKLSKLKTEHETRTAELVAATQRLRDAEEIAEKHAKEAKLHHLAVLAGFDKVTARDIGSDSKADTERLKAMQDQLNAANILVKKYQQEADAAADKLRTAEERIAGLEVYQEQSSREGVAIRRQLQAALRDTQSLQAKNSDLKHQLQNQQLETNAMTVQHNTLKDILVERGISPTGMSRTRSIGSPRVNTPDQVRIRDLEDQLNAALSAHEENAQRSAAQQEASEAAYREKLTQLENDYQSAVHYVKGTEKMLKQLKEQLARYKTENTRLKSEIETLEERVEMSTMNTGAAPANWESERHILQEKIEALEEELQASTEKLEDQLNTVRKELTESKKQREGALKDAEEASRKLAANRRDLEELQQENTLLERRAQDAEEKVSLLLDQVETSVDSYRRQSRQAPSMTSELTERGTNGTSMGHQRQDSSDADSAYGAVSGGVDGRNSTALDNLANELETLRTHWEATNKNYRLSNTFDFEGAATPTRKEEEVGLGLSESLADWRKRLDVDEQAENDRAKMKSRPDRP; encoded by the exons ATGGCTTTCCTCTTCAAATCTAAGAAGAACCAGGATCGAGCTCTTGCAAGCCGCGATGGAAACTCTGGTGGTGGCTCCCAAGGGTCCATCCAGAGCCAGCGCGAGAGGATAGCcagagaagagaagagcgGAACCCAGCGCTCGACACCGACAGGCAGCTTGAATTCAATCGACCGTGATGGAAGTGCTGGGGCTGGAAGCCCAGACCAAGGGTATGGCCGCCAGCGAGGTGCCAGCCTAGATCAGGTGCCGTCGCAACCACAGACAAGCGATTTACCT CTTCGTAACGGTCCTCCGGTCTCCTCTCAAAACCAAATGCCCCAACAACAGATGATGAACCCCAATGCGTCGCTATACCCCTGGTCACAACGGCGATTGACCTATACGTCCTCGCACCCGAGCCCGTTCCCCCGATATGGAGCCGCTGTCAACTCAGTGTCCTCCAAGGAGGGTGACATCTACGTAATGGGAGGCTTAATCAACAGCTCAACGGTCAAAGGCGATTTGTGGATGATTGAGGCAGGGCAGAACATGGCCTGCTACCCTCTGGCAACGACCGCCGAGGGACCGGGCCCAAGGGTTGGACACGCAAGCCTACTTGTCGGCAACGCCTTTATAGTCTACGGCGGCGATACCAAAGTCGACGAAATGGATGTTCTCGACGAGACGCTGTACCTTCTCAACACCT CTACGAGACAATGGTCGCGAGCCTTGCCTGCCGGCACCAGGCCGTCTGGTCGCTACGGCCACTCCCTGAACATCCTCGGATCCAAGATCTACATTTTTGGTGGTCAGATTGAGGGTTACTTTATGAACGAtctcgccgccttcgaccTGAACCAGCTGCAGATGCCCAACAACCGGTGGGAGATGCTTATTCAAAACACCGACAGTGGTGGACCCGCCGTCGGCAAAATCCCCGCTGCTCGAACGAACCATTCCGTTGTGACATTTAATGACAAAATGTACCT TTTCGGTGGCACCAACGGGTACCAATGGTTCAACGACGTCTGGAGCTACGATCCCGCCACAAACGAGTGGTCACAGCTGGACTGCATCGGCTACATCCCAGTCCCTCGCGAAGGACATGCTGCATCCATAGTCGACGATGTGATGTACATCTTCGGCGGTCGTACAGAAGAGGGCGTTGACTTGGGAGACTTGGCCGCTTTCAGAATCACCTCGCGCCGCTGGTACACTTTTCAGAATATGggaccgtcgccgtctcctcgatCTGGACACAGCATGACGACTGTTGGCAAGGCCGTGGTGGTTGTTGGCGGCGAGCCAAGCTCATCCCCCGCCAGTGTTGGTGATCTCGGCATAGTCTATATGCTCGACACCACGAAGATTCGGTATCCGAATGACGCCCAAGCCGCGCAACAACCCGGAGGGCAACAGCGGATACAGCAAGCGAGACGACCCAGCACCGCTGCTGAAACGAGGAACTTGCTGTCCCGAGATGGTTCTGCCGGCCCGCCTGACCAGAGAAGGCTTATTGGGGCGCCTCGCGACGGCTCGGCTGTAAACAGCCCTACCAATGGAGTGCGAGGATCGCCTAACGGCAGCGATACGAACCCCGTAGCCGTCAACGCTTCGAAGCTTCCGAGATCAGCAGCGGCTTCGCCTCCCGCAGGACCACCTCCTCAAGGCCCGACACCAGCAAAGCCTTCGGTACAGACTGGGAACCTCGCTAGAGTTCGCGGTCAGTCATCAGAAAGAGATGGTTCCGTGGGCGGCTCGCCGCAAATTGCAGCAAGCCAATCGCCAGTGATTCGAGAGGCACAGGAGCCAGCTTCCAAGGAAGCAGAGAGCCCGGTCACCAACGGCCGATCCCCTCAGCAAGTTACGAGgtctggctctggctctggctctggctctggctcaAGGTCTGACTCTGTGCCTTCCGAATCTTCTAAACCCAGGTCTAGGCAGGGCAGCAGGTCTCAGACCTCTGTGGATAGTACGACTGAGCCGGCTCTGAAAGCAATGCAAGCCCAGCAAGCCGCAGTacaaccgccgccgcctcagGTGCaagcaccgccgccgcaacaACCGATGCCGCAACAGCAGCTGCCGCAACCTCCAGTGCAACAACAGCAAGCCATCCGCCCCGCttcaccacctcctcccaCGCGCCAAGCCAGCAACCCATTGTCTAGAAGATCCTCAGGCCGCAACTCACAGACTGTGGCTTTGCTGAAGGAGCTGGATACAGCTAGAAACCGCAATGCTTGGTATGCTTCAGAGCTTGAGTTGGCTCGCAAGGCTGGATATGTTCCCAATGCGAGCCTCAGCCCCGTTCTTGACAGCAGGGCAGCCGAGAccttcgacgacgaagacaagCCCCTGATTGAGGCACTTTTGGCGATGCGAACAGAGCTTGCTAACGTTCAAGCCTCCGTCGACAAGCAAGCTGTACTCGCTGCCAAGCAGATCGCAGAAGCGGAGAAGCAGCGAGACGCTGCTATTCAAGAAGCAGTGTATGCGAAGGCAAGGCTCGCGGCCCAGATGGGCGGTAGCGTTGCAAGCACTCCTCAGCTGGATGGCGAACGCGATGTCGACGACCGCTCCACGGAGATCAGCAGGAAATTGGCTTCTGCCCTCAAACACCAGAAAGAACTACAGGCACAGCTTGAGATGATGAAATCGGAACTCGATGCTGAGAAGCGCGCACGCCAATTGGCTGACGACACCACCAATGCCTCCCAGAAGCGAATGAGCGAGCTTGAATCGTACAAGACAATGACTTCCACGGAACTCGAACAACTCAAGGCCGAATTGCACATGATCCAGAAAGAGGCAAGGGAGCAAGCGGTTCAGTACACGGAAGCCATGGCTGCTATCCAGCTCATGACGGTTGAGAAAGAGGACTTCGAGGCCAAGTACAACAAATCCATCGGGAACTCAAAGGAGCAGAACGAGACTTTTGACTCCCTGCGCGAGGCCATGGCGGCTTCCGCCGAGATGAAAGCACTCCTGGAGAgcaagctcgaggaggagcgtTCGCAGAGGGAGAAACTCGAGTCGAAGCTCAGTAAGCTGAAGACGGAGCATGAAACCCGCACAGCAGAGCTTGTGGCGGCGACTCAACGACTGCGTGATGCCGAAGAGATTGCCGAGAAGCACGCAAAAGAGGCCAAACTTCACCACCTGGCGGTACTCGCTGGTTTCGACAAGGTCACCGCAAGGGACATTGGATCCGACAGCAAGGCCGACACTGAGAGGCTCAAGGCGATGCAGGACCAACTTAACGCAGCCAACATTCTGGTTAAAAAATACCAACAAGAGGCCGATGCCGCAGCTGATAAGCTTCGCACTGCCGAGGAGCGGATCGCCGGCTTGGAGGTGTACCAAGAGCAGTCCAGCCGTGAAGGCGTAGCAATCAGGAGGCAGCTCCAGGCGGCTTTGAGGGATACTCAGTCTTTGCAAGCCAAGAACTCGGATTTGAAGCACCAGCTCCAGAACCAGCAGCTAGAAACCAACGCGATGACTGTGCAGCACAACACCTTGAAGGACATTCTGGTCGAGCGTGGCATCAGCCCCACCGGTATGTCGCGCACCCGCAGTATCGGCAGCCCTCGCGTCAACACACCCGACCAAGTACGCATCCGGGATCTCGAGGATCAGCTCAACGCTGCTCTTTCCGCCCACGAAGAGAATGCGCAGCGCAGCGCGGCTCAACAAGAGGCCAGCGAAGCCGCTTATCGTGAGAAGCTCACCCAGCTTGAGAACGACTATCAGTCTGCTGTGCACTACGTTAAGGGCACTGAAAAGATGTTGAAGCAGCTGAAGGAACAGCTCGCCAGGTACAAGACGGAGAACACCAGACTCAAGTCCGAGATAGAAACACTTGAGGAACGTGTTGAGATGTCCACTATGAACACTGGAGCCGCCCCCGCCAATTGGGAGAGCGAACGCCACATCTTGCAAGAGAAGATCGAAGCACTCGAGGAAGAATTGCAAGCTTCGACCGAAAAGCTTGAGGACCAGCTGAATACGGTTAGAAAAGAGTTGACAGAGAGCAAAAAGCAACGCGAAGGCGCcctcaaggacgccgaggaggcttCTCGCAAGCTTGCCGCCAACCGTCGTGATTTGGAGGAGCTCCAACAAGAGAACACTCTCCTTGAGCGTCGAGCTCAGGATGCCGAGGAAAAGGTATCGCTCCTTCTGGACCAAGTCGAGACATCGGTCGACAGTTACCGTCGACAGAGCAGACAGGCACCGAGCATGACGTCCGAGTTGACGGAGAGAGGCACCAACGGAACGAGCATGGGTCATCAGCGCCAGGATAGCTCGGATGCAGACAGCGCGTACGGGGCTGTCTCGGGTGGAGTCGATGGACGCAATAGTACCGCGTTGGACAACCTGGCAAACGAGCTCGAGACTCTGCGAACCCATTGGGAAGCCACCAACAAGAACTACCGCCTGAGCAACACTTTCGATTTCGAGGGCGCTGCTACCCCAACgcgcaaggaggaggaagtcgGGCTGGGTCTGAGCGAGAGCCTGGCTGACTGGCGCAAGCGACTTGACGTGGACGAGCAAGCAGAGAACGATCGAGCGAAGATGAAGAGCCGACCTGATCGGCCTTAG
- a CDS encoding WD repeat domain-containing protein mip1 produces MTAAPVQDHPHPRPSPANHLRQPSASKPSPSTSQPRHYASISRRTNSTALLGVNGSPSNMPLMQGPNGSSAFADATAQPSPFGGPPPLALQRSTSHDDGASRRPSSAPGNKHNISAGFSTGEQSDSDGPKRPSMKPLLMRSKSEYGVNRSEDVDHSEEDIPHWGARHGFDEYHESPEILAQIANNWYMYWTDKRHETTGKPKATFHQLQDWRMRDRLKTVSAALAVCLNISVEPPDQLKTNPGAKLEAWTDPTTPPPQKALENIGKALQAQYETLAIRTRYKQYLDPSVEETKKFCQSLRRNAKDERVLLHYNGHGVPKPTASGEIWVFNKNYTQYIPVSLYDLQQWLHAPTIYVWDCSEAGNILNNYHRFVEKHEQEEDEAAARDPNYEKTVFQPYIHLAACGVKENLPTNPLLPADLFTACLTTPIEMALWFFVLQNPLKTNLTPERAKKLPGRLQERRTPLGELNWIFTAITDTIAWTTLPRHLFRKFFRQDLMVAALFRNFLLAQRIMSVYGCHPQSFPELPQTRQHPLWASWDLAVDMALAQLPMLERKENEGIDYEYQNSTFFTEQLTAFDVYLTRGDAMSQRPPEQLPVVLQVLLSQQHRVRALILLGRFLDLGPWAVQLALSIGIFPYVLKLLQSAAAELKPVMIFIWTRILAVDISCQQDLIKDSGYNYFAQILKLSESLPVVNEAEHKAMCAFILSMLCKDYKPGQHVCNQTDIMTNCLLHLQNHENPLLRQWSCLCISQLWQELPEAKWRGIRENAPAKLSFMTKDPVPEVRAAMIYAMTTFLGIIDLTDEVARIEESIAWTLLDMANDGSPMVRREFLVFLSRFILRFESKFIVAAYEQLQEEREYLLFPPGQDGMDHKMGLHYARRENRNADGTIKPTVHGFAHNTVFSACWKHALMLNVDPHPEVQRDATMIVDYVHQAVMASPVGEHAQILIDDIRRRAKRASTKSHLNLSQRSNAIGVSNSLATPPLPSPGLLRRTASLLFQLPLFGNDARADANEKPNYASPAPSPGLHRVGSQKIKAPELAEAPPEQSDPTAIHANYHVAREPVSAGFEDRKPGEAPSLPLQSTFLEWSIEYFCEPQMKPSESDEPGSTEYNERLWRRSRNDYILTETQPLKQYAGSHKWNNQLGIINNGSQPAKLTFHQFEDQLAVADDGNTVCVWDCKKHARLSKFSNGNPEGSRISDMKFINEDDQAFLMTGSSDGVIRIYQNYDSDKSISLASSWRALTHMVPSNVNSGMVFDWQQSLGRVLVAGDVRVIRVWSAGSETCIIDIPARSGSCVTSLTSDQMTGHTVVAGFGDGAVRVFDTRIRPQDSMIKKWKDETDRQWIKSVHLQRGGQRELLSASRNGKVKLWDIRMDRPLHVYQTTRDTLRTASTHEHLPVFAVGTSAHAVKVFNFDGQELSRVEPYSSFLQQNRGSPIAATAFHPHKPILACAARGDYHVNLFTCEKSESQSLVA; encoded by the exons ATGACTGCTGCCCCTGTGCAAGATCACCCCCATCCTCGCCCCTCGCCCGCCAACCATCTCCGACAGCCGAGCGCTTCAAAACCCTCTCCATCCACCTCTCAACCTCGACATTACGCAAGCATCTCGCGGAGGACAAACAGCACTGCGCTGCTCGGTGTTAATGGAAGCCCTTCAAACATGCCGCTGATGCAGGGCCCGAACGGATCCTCCGCATTTGCCGATGCGACAGCCCAGCCATCCCCGTTCGGCGGTCCTCCGCCTCTAGCCCTTCAACGATCAACGAGCCACGATGACGGCGCTTCCAGACGGCCATCGAGTGCGCCTGGAAACAAGCACAATATCTCTGCTGGGTTCTCCACCGGTGAACAATCAGACTCGGACGGACCGAAGCGACCGTCTATGAAGCCGCTGCTCATGCGATCAAAGAGCGAGTATGGAGTCAACCGCTCCGAAGATGTCGACCACTCCGAGGAGGATATTCCGCATTGGGGTGCCAGACACGGTTTCGATGAATATCACGAGTCGCCGGAAATCCTGGCCCAGATAGCGAAT AATTGGTACATGTACTGGACCGACAAGCGACACGAGACAACCGGCAAGCCAAAGGCGACATTTCATCAGCTGCAGGACTGGCGCATGCGTGACAGACTCAAGACTGTATCTGCTGCTCTGGCCGTCTGCCTTAATATCTCAGTCGAGCCTCCTGATCAGCTCAAGACGAACCCTGGTGCGAAACTCGAAGCGTGGACTGATCCCACCACCCCGCCCCCTCAGAAAGCCCTGGAAAATATTGGCAAAGCGCTGCAGGCGCAATACGAGACGCTTGCTATTCGGACAAGATACAAACAATACTTGGATCCGTCGGTGGAGGAAACAAAGAAGTTTTGCCAGTCTTTGCGCAGGAATGCCAAGGACGAGCGAGTCCTGCTTCACTACAATGGTCACGGGGTGCCAAAGCCTACCGCCAGTGGTGAGATCTGGGTTTTCAACAAGAACTATACCCAGTACATTCCAGTCTCGCTATATGATCTTCAGCAGTGGCTACACGCCCCTACGATCTATGTTTGGGATTGCTCCGAGGCCGGCAACATCCTCAATAACTATCACAGATTTGTAGAGAAGCACGAAcaagaagaggacgaggccgctgcAAGAGATCCGAACTACGAAAAGACGGTGTTTCAACCTTACATCCACCTGGCCGCCTGCGGCGTCAAGGAGAATCTTCCGACCaatcccctcctcccggcGGACCTATTTACCGCCTGTCTCACCACTCCCATCGAGATGGCTCTTTGGTTCTTCGTTCTTCAGAACCCTCTCAAGACCAATCTCACACCAGAGCGCGCCAAGAAACTTCCCGGCAGGTTGCAGGAGAGGAGAACACCCCTTGGTGAACTGAATTGGATCTTCACGGCCATCACGGATACGATTGCTTGGACAACACTGCCCCGACACTTGTTCCGGAAGTTCTTCAGACAAGACCTTATGGTGGCCGCCTTGTTCCGCAACTTCCTTTTGGCTCAGAGAATCATGTCCGTCTATGGATGCCACCCGCAATCCTTCCCGGAGCTGCCCCAGACCCGACAGCACCCGCTATGGGCAAGCTGGGACTTAGCCGTGGACATGGCACTCGCCCAGCTTCCCATGCTGGAGCGGAAGGAGAACGAAGGCATCGACTACGAGTACCAAAACTCTACTTTTTTCACCGAGCAACTGACGGCATTCGACGTCTACCTCACTCGCGGAGACGCCATGTCTCAGAGACCGCCGGAGCAGCTGCCAGTGGTGCTTCAAGTTCTGCTGAGCCAACAACACAGAGTCAGAGCACTGATCCTGCTTGGAAGATTCCTTGATTTGGGTCCTTGGGCCGTTCAGCTTGCTCTGAGTATAGGCATTTTCCCTTACGTCCTCAAGCTGTTGCAGTCTGCTGCAGCGGAACTGAAACCCGTCATGATCTTCATATGGACTAGGATCCTGGCCGTCGACATCTCGTGCCAGCAGGACCTGATCAAGGACAGCGGATACAACTATTTCGCCCAGATACTCAAACTATCTGAAAGCTTGCCGGTTGTTAACGAAGCCGAGCATAAAGCGATGTGTGCGTTTATCCTGTCCATGCTCTGCAAGGACTACAAGCCGGGTCAGCATGTCTGCAACCAAACAGACATTATGACTAATTGCTTGTTGCACCTACAAAACCACGAGAACCCGCTGCTCCGACAGTGGTCTTGTCTCTGCATTAGTCAGCTCTGGCAAGAACTGCCAGAGGCTAAATGGCGCGGTATTCGAGAGAACGCACCTGCGAAGTTGTCGTTCATGACCAAAGATCCCGTCCCTGAAGTCCGAGCTGCCATGATTTATGCCATGACCACATTTTTGGGCATCATCGATCTCACAGATGAGGTTGCCCGGATTGAAGAGTCCATTGCGTGGACACTACTGGACATGGCCAACGACGGTAGCCCAATGGTTCGTCGCGAGTTCCTTGTCTTCCTTTCAAGATTCATCCTCCGCTTCGAGAGCAAGTTCATTGTCGCTGCCTACGAACAGCTTCAAGAAGAAAGAGAATATCTCCTGTTTCCACCTGGACAGGACGGCATGGACCACAAGATGGGGTTGCACTACGCAAGGAGAGAGAACAGAAATGCGGACGGGACTATCAAGCCTACGGTTCATGGCTTTGCACACAACACCGTCTTCTCCGCCTGCTGGAAGCATGCATTGATGCTAAACGTTGATCCTCACCCCGAGGTTCAGCGTGATGCGACGATGATTGTGGACTACGTTCATCAGGCTGTGATGGCTTCGCCTGTAGGCGAGCATGCGCAGATACTTATTGACGACATACGGAGGAGGGCAAAGCGGGCTTCAACAAAAAGCCACCTAAACCTGAGTCAACGGAGCAACGCCATTGGTGTTTCCAACTCTTTGGCAACTCCACCACTGCCTTCTCCTGGCTTGTTGCGTCGCACAGCAAGCTTGCTCTTCCAATTACCCCTATTCGGCAACGATGCCAGAGCCGATGCTAATGAGAAACCCAACTAcgcctcgccggcaccatcGCCTGGCCTGCACAGGGTTGGGTCTCAGAAGATCAAGGCTCCGGAACTAGCTGAGGCACCGCCAGAACAGAGTGACCCAACAGCCATCCATGCCAACTACCATGTTGCCAGAGAGCCTGTATCCGCTGGGTTTGAAGATCGCAAACCAGGCGAagccccctctctccctcttcagAGCACTTTCCTGGAATGGTCCATCGAGTATTTCTGCGAGCCCCAGATGAAGCCGAGCGAGTCGGACGAGCCAGGCAGCACCGAGTACAACGAACGACTCTGGAGAAGGTCCCGAAATGACTACATCCTGACAGAAACGCAGCCACTCAAACAGTACGCTGGCAGTCACAAATGGAACAACCAACTgggcatcatcaacaacggTTCACAGCCTGCCAAGCTGACGTTCCATCAGTTCGAAGACCAGCTTGCCGTTGCAGACGACGGCAACACGGTGTGTGTCTGGGACTGTAAGAAGCATGCTCGACTGAGCAAGTTCTCCAACGGTAACCCGGAGGGATCGAGGATCAGTGATATGAAGTTCATCAACGAGGACGACCAGGCGTTCCTAATGACGGGTTCGTCGGACGGAGTTATTCGCATCTACCAGAACTATGATTCCGACAAGTCCATTAGCCTGGCCTCTTCTTGGCGGGCCCTTACGCACATGGTACCTAGCAACGTCAACTCCGGTATGGTATTTGACTGGCAGCAGTCGCTAGGTCGTGTGCTCGTGGCTGGTGATGTGCGTGTTATCCGGGTGTGGTCTGCGGGTTCCGAAACTTGCATCATCGACATCCCCGCCCGGTCTGGCTCCTGCGTTACCTCCTTGACCTCTGACCAGATGACGGGCCATACGGTTGTGGCAGggttcggcgacggcgccgttcGCGTTTTCGACACCCGTATCAGACCACAGGATTCCATGATCAAGAAGTGGAAGGACGAGACGGACAGACAATGGATCAAGAGCGTCCATCTTCAGCGCGGCGGCCAACGAGAACTCCTCAGCGCTAGCAGGAATGGCAAGGTGAAGCTGTGGGATATCCGGATGGATCGACCTCTGCACGTATATCAGACAACCCGAGACACGCTCCGAACAGCCAGCACCCATGAGCACCTGCCGGTATTTGCTGT TGGCACATCCGCACATGCTGTCAAGGTCTTCAATTTTGATGGCCAAGAGCTGTCCCGCGTCGAGCCATACTCAAGCTTCCTGCAGCAGAACAGGGGGTCTCCTATCGCAGCTACTGCATTCCATCCACACAAGCCCATTTTGGCCTGCGCTGCTCGAGGAGACTACCACGTCAACTTGTTCACCTGCGAAAAGTCTGAGTCACAATCCTTGGTTGCTTAG